A section of the Pedobacter sp. HDW13 genome encodes:
- a CDS encoding TspO/MBR family protein: MKFKPLAFIINIAITLGIGALGGWATAQSVKTWYPTLNKPAFNPPNLLFAPVWTTLYILIGIAAYLVWLKRDQIVHFPRTVAIYFIQLILNLAWSFIFFYLHEIGFALAEIFLLLIVIIVNAVTFYRIDKWAGLIFIPYILWVSFASFLTYNILILN; this comes from the coding sequence ATGAAATTTAAACCTCTTGCTTTCATCATCAATATTGCCATTACACTTGGTATTGGGGCCCTAGGCGGCTGGGCAACAGCACAATCGGTTAAAACCTGGTACCCTACACTAAATAAACCTGCTTTTAATCCGCCTAACTTGCTTTTTGCCCCAGTGTGGACTACGCTTTACATCCTCATCGGCATTGCCGCTTACCTGGTATGGTTAAAACGCGATCAGATTGTGCATTTCCCCCGAACGGTAGCCATTTACTTTATCCAGCTGATACTAAACCTGGCCTGGTCGTTCATTTTCTTTTACCTGCATGAAATTGGTTTTGCCCTAGCCGAAATATTTTTGCTGCTCATTGTTATTATAGTTAACGCAGTAACGTTTTACAGAATAGATAAGTGGGCAGGGCTGATTTTTATTCCTTACATCCTTTGGGTAAGTTTTGCATCATTTTTAACCTACAATATCCTCATATTGAATTAA
- a CDS encoding response regulator yields MNREKDMGLNTWVDVLVLQDVSADQKHLLNCLNEYDVSFKVSSNAAEALQDLADTSFKLILVDVYILENSGFMLLPQLPADIPVVAIIPYDAEVLQSKCFDAGVSGYFTKPISKIEVVGILTQFLHNETLQHQTNGHESGYEAIDLTYLKEVSMGDADYEQEMTVKFIEIISTDLEKLHSCLAAGRYHELKSVAHKMLSTIYVMGLGSKVSTHLHAIEFDDLSKEQLLQQVQLVATICTKAKEEALAFLNS; encoded by the coding sequence ATGAATAGAGAAAAAGATATGGGACTGAATACCTGGGTTGATGTTTTAGTGTTGCAGGATGTATCAGCTGATCAGAAGCACTTATTGAATTGCCTGAACGAATACGATGTTAGTTTTAAAGTAAGTTCAAATGCAGCAGAGGCTTTACAAGATCTGGCAGACACTTCTTTTAAGTTGATACTGGTAGATGTATATATACTCGAAAACAGTGGGTTTATGCTCTTGCCTCAATTACCCGCAGATATTCCGGTTGTAGCCATTATTCCGTACGATGCAGAAGTGTTGCAAAGCAAATGTTTTGATGCAGGTGTAAGCGGCTACTTTACCAAACCCATATCAAAAATTGAAGTAGTGGGGATATTAACCCAGTTTTTGCACAATGAAACATTGCAGCATCAAACAAATGGACATGAATCAGGATATGAAGCCATAGATTTAACTTACCTGAAAGAAGTGAGCATGGGTGATGCAGACTATGAACAGGAAATGACTGTTAAATTTATCGAAATTATCTCTACCGACCTGGAAAAATTACACTCTTGCCTGGCCGCCGGCCGTTACCATGAACTTAAAAGTGTAGCCCATAAAATGCTTTCAACTATTTATGTAATGGGCCTGGGCTCAAAGGTAAGTACACACCTTCATGCCATTGAGTTTGACGATTTAAGTAAAGAACAGCTCTTGCAGCAGGTTCAACTGGTTGCCACAATCTGCACAAAGGCCAAAGAAGAAGCACTGGCATTTCTAAACTCCTGA
- a CDS encoding glycosyltransferase, whose amino-acid sequence MSKFLFVVPPFFGHISPTLSIGASLLARGHEVKWLGITPLAQVHLPEGGEFIYPEEDLVEYADEIQRILKRQDDGPACSGPEVMKLALEETYVPFAKMMMKGLNNFVDTWKPDVIINDCITFAGALSAHLKGIPSVTTTPVPPDVMGDTANSAPKIFEWQQNLIKGLQREVGIYSDDIHIHSHELNMVFTSQAFAGFEEKPPHMHFVGPVKGRPNLAPFDWERLSQATTPKVFVSLGTLLVDIRKEFFQKLITAFENEPVTIVAATNPDIFEKWPDNFIVNGFVPQSELMPHMDAVICHGGFNTVNDTFTNGLPMLITPIAYDHFHTAKLIEGAGCGVSIRYKRLRISDLRNTIFKLLENPKYRQAAQKIKETFIAAGGNDKAVQLLEDFARTTTLEAV is encoded by the coding sequence ATGTCAAAATTCCTTTTCGTTGTCCCGCCTTTTTTTGGCCATATCAGTCCAACTTTAAGCATTGGCGCAAGTTTACTGGCCCGTGGCCATGAAGTAAAATGGCTTGGCATTACCCCGCTTGCCCAGGTGCATTTGCCCGAAGGTGGCGAATTTATTTACCCGGAAGAAGACCTGGTTGAATATGCTGATGAAATACAACGTATTTTAAAACGTCAGGATGATGGCCCTGCCTGTTCTGGTCCTGAGGTGATGAAACTGGCCCTCGAAGAAACTTATGTGCCTTTTGCCAAAATGATGATGAAAGGTCTGAACAACTTTGTGGATACATGGAAACCTGATGTAATTATTAACGATTGCATTACCTTTGCCGGTGCATTAAGCGCACATTTAAAAGGCATTCCATCGGTTACCACTACTCCGGTACCACCTGATGTAATGGGCGATACCGCCAACAGCGCACCTAAAATATTCGAATGGCAACAAAACCTGATTAAGGGCTTACAAAGGGAAGTGGGCATTTACAGCGATGATATCCACATTCATTCGCACGAGCTGAACATGGTTTTTACCTCGCAGGCTTTTGCCGGTTTTGAAGAAAAACCACCGCACATGCATTTTGTTGGCCCCGTAAAAGGCAGGCCAAATTTAGCGCCTTTTGATTGGGAACGTTTAAGTCAGGCAACTACACCAAAAGTATTTGTTTCATTAGGTACTTTGCTTGTTGATATCCGTAAGGAATTCTTTCAGAAACTGATTACCGCTTTCGAGAACGAACCCGTAACCATTGTAGCGGCAACCAATCCGGATATTTTCGAAAAATGGCCCGATAACTTTATTGTAAACGGTTTTGTGCCACAATCAGAACTGATGCCGCACATGGATGCTGTAATCTGTCACGGAGGTTTTAATACCGTAAACGACACCTTCACCAATGGTTTACCGATGTTGATTACACCTATTGCCTACGATCATTTCCATACGGCAAAATTAATTGAAGGCGCAGGCTGTGGCGTGAGCATCCGCTATAAACGTTTACGCATCAGCGATTTAAGGAACACTATTTTCAAGCTTTTGGAAAACCCGAAATACCGCCAGGCCGCACAAAAAATAAAAGAAACATTTATTGCCGCTGGTGGCAATGATAAAGCTGTACAATTGCTGGAGGATTTTGCCAGAACAACAACATTAGAAGCGGTTTAA
- a CDS encoding insulinase family protein — protein MNTIKTIALSTLALLSVYTAKAQTFKEPVGYKLKNGMNIIISENDKSPKAYSSFTLDAKSFEDKKDGVVELLNAVLNESVSKNANISFKDNSGKLATTNTDLEQDLVKMAALIQNATLDQKTFDTAKAKLIISLKLQDYDYDQTVNEKSINALTLADVQSFYNQISPEKTFLTIAGDVQLSTAKASAKNAFGNWNKPAANALAK, from the coding sequence ATGAACACCATTAAAACAATTGCACTTTCAACGCTAGCTCTCCTATCGGTTTATACTGCAAAAGCCCAGACATTTAAAGAGCCTGTTGGCTACAAGCTTAAGAACGGTATGAACATCATTATTTCTGAAAATGATAAATCGCCAAAGGCCTACTCTAGTTTTACTTTAGATGCAAAATCTTTTGAAGACAAAAAAGATGGTGTGGTTGAATTATTAAATGCAGTACTGAACGAAAGTGTTTCCAAAAACGCTAACATTAGCTTTAAAGATAATAGCGGTAAACTGGCTACTACAAACACTGATCTTGAACAAGACCTGGTTAAAATGGCCGCATTGATCCAAAATGCAACTTTAGATCAAAAAACTTTCGATACGGCTAAAGCCAAACTGATTATCAGCTTAAAATTACAAGATTACGATTACGACCAAACCGTAAACGAAAAATCTATCAATGCTTTAACATTGGCTGATGTACAAAGCTTTTACAACCAGATTTCTCCTGAAAAAACCTTTTTAACTATTGCTGGCGATGTACAGTTAAGTACAGCCAAAGCTTCGGCAAAAAATGCTTTTGGTAACTGGAACAAACCTGCGGCCAACGCATTAGCAAAATAA
- a CDS encoding patatin-like phospholipase family protein yields the protein MLILFVLCCNQLRAQKVGLVFSGGGAKGLAHIGTLKALEENHIPIDYITGTSMGGIVGAMYASGYSPAQIEEIALSNDFQNWVNGRYTSDYTFYFQKRAPNASMLTAKVAIDTGFHFSFRSNLINDIPLNFAFLELFSQASAVSKDNFDNLFVPYRCMVADVLSQKSITVSKGSLAEAVRATMTVPIIYRPIKLDGKYVFDGGLYNNFPADVMERDFKPDFVIGANVSSKIYNEYPKNIDDRLMNRFLVYMFLSKSDSTMIGKNGVYIQPNLAGYSVTNFAPVAELIKKGYDATMADMPRIKALISRRVNDEELARRREKFNVRKPDLKFSNIVVSGVNNQQKKYVERLFKSDKATFDLKDIKRGYYKLVADQTFETVYPKISYQPATDSYTFEVVAQPKKSFKLELGGNISTRPISNVFLGAEYNYLNRKSYTFGTSFYSGRFYESVQVNGRVDYPTKLPCSLLPSLPTTTGIITIPVRFLSRTQALFTSNSQTAKLT from the coding sequence TTGCTGATACTTTTCGTTCTGTGCTGTAACCAATTACGTGCGCAAAAGGTAGGTCTTGTTTTTAGTGGTGGTGGTGCCAAGGGCCTTGCCCATATTGGCACTTTAAAAGCACTCGAAGAAAACCATATTCCTATCGATTACATTACCGGTACTTCGATGGGCGGTATTGTGGGGGCTATGTATGCATCGGGCTATAGCCCGGCGCAAATAGAAGAAATTGCCCTCAGCAATGATTTTCAGAACTGGGTAAACGGCCGCTATACCAGCGATTATACCTTTTACTTTCAAAAAAGGGCGCCAAATGCATCCATGCTAACGGCTAAGGTAGCTATCGATACCGGCTTTCATTTTAGCTTCCGCTCCAATCTGATTAACGATATTCCGTTAAACTTTGCCTTTCTCGAACTGTTTTCGCAGGCTTCCGCAGTTTCTAAAGATAATTTTGATAATCTTTTTGTGCCTTACCGCTGTATGGTTGCCGATGTTCTTTCGCAAAAAAGCATTACTGTTAGCAAAGGAAGTTTGGCCGAAGCGGTAAGGGCAACCATGACTGTGCCCATTATTTATCGCCCGATTAAATTAGATGGAAAATATGTATTTGACGGTGGTTTATACAACAACTTCCCGGCCGATGTGATGGAAAGGGATTTTAAGCCCGATTTTGTAATCGGAGCCAATGTTTCGTCAAAAATCTATAACGAATATCCAAAAAACATCGACGACCGTTTAATGAACCGCTTTTTGGTGTATATGTTCCTGTCTAAATCAGATTCGACCATGATTGGCAAAAACGGCGTTTACATCCAGCCCAATTTAGCCGGTTATAGTGTAACCAATTTCGCGCCGGTGGCAGAGCTGATAAAAAAGGGATACGATGCCACCATGGCCGATATGCCTCGCATTAAGGCCTTAATTAGCCGCCGGGTAAACGACGAAGAACTGGCCAGGCGCCGGGAAAAATTTAATGTACGCAAACCCGATCTGAAATTCAGCAATATTGTTGTTTCCGGTGTAAATAACCAACAAAAAAAATACGTAGAACGGCTTTTCAAAAGCGACAAAGCTACCTTCGATTTAAAAGATATTAAACGTGGCTACTACAAACTGGTAGCCGATCAGACGTTTGAAACGGTATATCCTAAAATTTCCTATCAGCCAGCAACAGATAGCTATACTTTCGAAGTAGTGGCCCAGCCAAAAAAGAGCTTTAAGCTCGAATTAGGTGGCAATATCTCAACACGGCCCATTAGCAATGTTTTTCTGGGCGCCGAGTACAATTACCTCAACCGTAAATCGTACACTTTTGGCACCAGCTTCTACTCGGGCCGCTTTTATGAGTCTGTACAAGTTAACGGCCGGGTGGATTATCCAACAAAACTCCCCTGTTCCTTGCTGCCGAGCTTACCTACAACCACTGGAATTATTACAATACCAGTCAGATTTTTATCGAGAACCCAAGCCCTATTTACATCGAACAGTCAGACCGCAAAATTGACTTAA
- a CDS encoding 2'-5' RNA ligase family protein → MENLFLVCLVPPVSIVEDVEEIRNYISDKFKVYESLKRPAHITLYPR, encoded by the coding sequence ATGGAAAATCTTTTTTTAGTCTGTTTAGTCCCTCCGGTATCCATTGTTGAAGATGTTGAAGAGATCAGAAATTACATTTCTGATAAATTTAAAGTGTATGAATCCTTAAAACGGCCGGCACACATTACCTTATATCCCCGGTAA
- a CDS encoding LytTR family DNA-binding domain-containing protein produces MNCLIADDHEIARSTVSHLLQIEQSLKLIGVCEDATEAYRNLAANKIDLLLLDIEMPGISGIEHLSNLFLDNKHDNFVFIRDVGLIRRLKLDEINYLEAQGDYLKIYHNEKIFAIHSSLKSIEEKLPGKIFIRVHRSFIVNISRIDTVEGNTLIIHKSFVPISDAYKTILNKRMQIL; encoded by the coding sequence ATGAATTGTTTAATCGCTGATGACCACGAAATTGCAAGGAGCACAGTGAGCCACCTCTTACAGATTGAGCAATCGTTAAAGTTGATTGGAGTATGTGAAGATGCAACCGAAGCCTACCGAAATCTCGCTGCTAATAAAATAGATTTATTATTGCTTGATATTGAAATGCCAGGGATATCAGGTATTGAACATCTTAGTAACCTGTTTTTAGATAATAAGCATGATAATTTTGTTTTTATTCGCGATGTGGGTCTGATCAGGCGTTTAAAGCTCGATGAAATTAATTATCTGGAAGCGCAAGGTGATTACCTAAAAATTTATCATAACGAGAAAATATTTGCGATTCATTCTTCGCTAAAATCAATAGAAGAGAAGTTGCCCGGTAAAATTTTTATTCGTGTACACCGTTCGTTCATTGTAAATATTAGCCGGATAGACACTGTGGAGGGCAATACTCTAATTATCCATAAAAGTTTTGTGCCCATATCTGATGCTTACAAAACCATTTTAAATAAAAGAATGCAGATACTATAA
- a CDS encoding 2'-5' RNA ligase family protein has protein sequence MLKNFNAFPEHTFYIDVEPNEGIMNLGKQIRKELIPLKLLDKKDSNKFNPHLTLAFRDLKPPVFKEILTDFKDRKFKREFQVSSFAVYKYIDKRWQPYKEFVFKALTDKPKIPSLFD, from the coding sequence ATATTAAAAAACTTCAACGCTTTCCCCGAACATACCTTTTACATCGATGTGGAACCAAATGAAGGCATTATGAACCTAGGGAAACAAATCAGAAAAGAATTAATCCCTTTAAAGCTCCTGGACAAAAAAGACAGTAATAAATTTAATCCACATTTAACCCTGGCTTTCAGAGATCTGAAACCGCCTGTTTTTAAAGAGATTTTAACCGATTTTAAAGACCGTAAATTTAAACGGGAATTTCAGGTTTCTTCTTTTGCTGTTTATAAATATATCGATAAAAGATGGCAGCCCTATAAAGAATTCGTCTTTAAAGCACTCACCGATAAACCTAAAATACCAAGTCTGTTCGATTAA
- a CDS encoding alpha/beta fold hydrolase yields the protein MHPTLIRNNVKILGEGRQVIIFAHGFGCDQSSWKFVTDAFLNDYKVVLFDYVGSGDSDMSQYDKRKYATLEGYACDVIDIIEALELKDIIFIGHSVSSMIGMIAALQMPEAFKKLVFIGPSPRYLNDRDYIGGFNAEDIETIFEHIATDYVGWSKALAPIVMDKPSQPELADFLQECFESTEPSVALAFAMATFKTDCRDNLRKLKVPSLTLQSSYDIMAPLSAGEYIHKNTPDNFLVVMKATGHFPHISEPEETIREIKDFIGDRSFRSAPDHQYA from the coding sequence TTGCATCCCACGCTCATTAGAAACAACGTAAAAATTCTTGGCGAAGGTCGCCAGGTGATCATATTTGCCCATGGTTTTGGTTGCGACCAAAGTTCATGGAAATTCGTAACCGATGCGTTTCTCAACGATTATAAAGTTGTATTATTCGATTATGTAGGCTCCGGCGATTCGGATATGAGCCAATACGACAAGCGAAAATATGCTACTTTAGAAGGCTATGCCTGCGACGTTATTGATATCATTGAAGCGCTCGAATTAAAAGATATTATCTTTATTGGCCACTCAGTAAGCAGCATGATTGGTATGATTGCGGCCTTACAGATGCCCGAAGCATTTAAAAAACTGGTATTTATTGGCCCTTCGCCCAGGTACCTGAATGACAGGGATTATATCGGTGGATTTAATGCTGAAGATATTGAGACTATTTTCGAGCACATTGCAACCGATTATGTAGGCTGGAGTAAAGCGCTGGCACCAATTGTTATGGATAAACCATCGCAACCTGAACTTGCCGATTTTTTACAGGAATGTTTCGAGTCTACCGAGCCCAGTGTGGCTTTAGCCTTTGCCATGGCTACTTTTAAAACCGACTGCCGGGATAATTTAAGAAAACTAAAAGTCCCAAGCCTTACTTTACAAAGTTCATACGATATTATGGCCCCACTCTCTGCTGGCGAATATATCCACAAAAACACACCTGATAATTTTTTGGTGGTAATGAAAGCTACCGGTCATTTTCCGCATATCAGCGAGCCAGAAGAAACGATTAGGGAAATAAAAGACTTTATTGGCGACAGAAGTTTCAGGTCGGCACCCGACCACCAATATGCTTAA
- a CDS encoding condensation domain-containing protein, whose translation MKRKLLFGERMLYGDGESPFNIVIPFKIRGEIKEDDLKFALFKIQKKHPWLTAAIRFDEDKRPWFVTNLTEVFKIPVRIVERLSDEHWEQESTQEWKTVFDASTAPLCRITWIKGENISEILMVYHHCLCDGTAALSILTELLQLLDDPDTDIGKEIPIMGVKDVIPAKVLNSYRNRTKNGLIGKIATLALWMIPIKKVAIERKRDFMLRWRFNQELTKAIISFCKTNQFTVNTLLSAAVLTAFKEVRKEKAFNKISLPVDIRNFNPIIKKDHIFAFGLMIVLSLLPEKDFLENVKFLQKEVNDKSAKLNPYSLMMMMESCHPALKNFTNFLKYGKSSNDCMFSNLGKIDIPYQYQHFEVEAIFSPSVMGPLGNTTTMIASTYRNQMDFTFVASEGYVPFVEAQAIKERVISILKSQIVQPIEILSATA comes from the coding sequence ATGAAAAGAAAACTGCTATTTGGCGAAAGGATGTTATACGGAGACGGCGAAAGCCCGTTTAACATTGTAATACCATTCAAAATCCGGGGAGAAATTAAAGAGGATGATTTAAAGTTTGCCCTGTTCAAAATCCAGAAAAAACACCCCTGGTTAACTGCAGCCATACGCTTTGATGAAGATAAGAGACCCTGGTTTGTAACCAATCTTACCGAGGTTTTTAAAATTCCGGTACGCATTGTGGAGCGCTTAAGTGATGAACACTGGGAACAGGAATCGACCCAGGAGTGGAAAACGGTTTTCGATGCTTCAACCGCGCCACTCTGCCGCATTACCTGGATAAAGGGAGAAAACATTTCCGAAATCCTGATGGTGTACCACCACTGCCTTTGCGACGGTACCGCAGCACTTTCTATTTTAACTGAGCTGCTTCAGCTTTTAGACGATCCGGATACCGATATCGGCAAGGAAATTCCCATTATGGGCGTAAAAGATGTAATACCGGCAAAGGTATTGAACAGTTACCGCAACCGCACCAAAAATGGTTTGATCGGCAAAATTGCCACACTTGCCCTGTGGATGATCCCTATCAAAAAAGTAGCGATTGAACGTAAAAGGGACTTTATGCTCCGCTGGAGATTCAATCAGGAATTGACCAAAGCCATTATCAGTTTCTGTAAAACCAATCAGTTTACCGTAAACACATTGTTGAGTGCTGCCGTTTTAACCGCTTTTAAAGAGGTTAGGAAAGAAAAAGCATTCAACAAGATATCCCTTCCGGTTGATATCAGGAATTTTAATCCGATCATTAAAAAAGACCACATTTTTGCCTTTGGTTTAATGATCGTGCTTTCCCTGTTGCCCGAAAAAGATTTTCTGGAAAATGTGAAGTTCCTACAAAAAGAGGTGAACGATAAATCGGCCAAACTCAATCCATACAGCCTCATGATGATGATGGAATCCTGTCACCCGGCACTTAAAAATTTCACCAATTTCTTAAAATATGGCAAATCGAGTAACGATTGTATGTTTTCTAATTTGGGTAAAATCGACATTCCCTACCAATATCAACATTTTGAAGTAGAAGCTATATTTAGTCCTTCGGTAATGGGACCTTTAGGTAATACCACTACCATGATTGCTTCTACCTACCGCAACCAGATGGATTTTACTTTTGTGGCCAGCGAAGGCTATGTGCCTTTTGTAGAAGCCCAAGCAATCAAAGAGCGGGTAATATCCATACTTAAAAGCCAGATCGTACAACCCATTGAAATTTTAAGCGCAACCGCATGA
- a CDS encoding outer membrane protein assembly factor, with amino-acid sequence MPLNYNTKIVLHSTFINNNDRYSPNNTFAVGDLLDQTTFNGFRGSLNFEKNSLNRKQYATNGQSFSLSFNYTTGRENYNPGNILRNTPGFVKIPGSSQLRHWGSIKLTQENYFLHIKKYTLGYIVEGVISDQPLFSNYYSTLLVAPAFYPLQDSRSLFLDKFRAKTYAAGGIKNIYNVKKNLDFRLEGYLFLPHKEYELNGFQDVDYAKAITKVRYAGTAGLVYHSPLGPVSLSYNLYNDAVKRNGVLLHIGYLIYNKRSIE; translated from the coding sequence ATGCCACTCAATTACAACACCAAAATTGTATTGCATTCCACTTTTATCAACAATAACGACAGATACAGCCCTAACAATACTTTTGCAGTAGGCGATCTGTTAGATCAAACCACCTTCAACGGTTTCAGGGGATCGTTAAATTTCGAGAAAAACTCACTTAACCGGAAACAGTATGCCACCAACGGACAAAGCTTCTCACTAAGCTTTAATTACACTACCGGGCGCGAGAATTACAACCCTGGCAATATCCTCAGAAATACACCTGGTTTCGTTAAAATACCCGGGAGTAGTCAGTTACGCCATTGGGGGAGCATTAAACTTACTCAGGAGAATTATTTCCTCCATATAAAAAAATACACCCTTGGTTACATTGTTGAAGGGGTAATTTCCGATCAGCCTTTGTTCAGTAATTATTATTCTACATTGCTGGTGGCACCTGCATTTTATCCGCTTCAAGATAGCCGTTCTTTATTCCTGGATAAATTCAGAGCTAAAACATATGCGGCAGGTGGCATAAAAAATATCTACAATGTGAAAAAAAATCTTGATTTTAGATTAGAAGGTTATTTATTTTTACCTCATAAAGAATACGAACTGAACGGTTTTCAGGATGTAGATTATGCAAAAGCCATTACAAAAGTCCGTTATGCGGGTACTGCGGGCTTGGTATATCACTCTCCACTGGGGCCAGTAAGTTTAAGTTATAATTTATATAATGATGCAGTTAAAAGAAATGGTGTATTATTGCATATCGGTTATTTAATTTACAATAAACGTTCTATCGAATGA